In Bacillus cytotoxicus NVH 391-98, the following are encoded in one genomic region:
- a CDS encoding metallophosphoesterase family protein, producing the protein MKALIVSDSHGSVKELQQLKEMYEGKVDVMIHCGDSELTSEHQDIQGFQIVKGNCDFHNDFENEIVMDVKGVRFLIVHGHRHNVKMTLQTLAYYAEEVAANVICFGHSHVLGAEIYKDMLFINPGSILLPRTRKEKTFALLQINEQEIEVQFKTLEGQVVEQVTFQRG; encoded by the coding sequence ATGAAGGCTTTAATTGTAAGTGATAGTCATGGTTCAGTAAAAGAATTACAGCAACTAAAAGAAATGTATGAAGGAAAAGTTGATGTGATGATTCATTGCGGTGACTCTGAATTAACTTCAGAGCATCAAGATATTCAAGGATTTCAAATTGTAAAAGGAAATTGCGATTTTCATAATGATTTTGAGAATGAGATTGTTATGGATGTGAAAGGCGTTCGCTTTTTAATTGTGCATGGTCATCGTCATAATGTGAAAATGACATTACAAACATTGGCCTACTATGCAGAAGAAGTAGCAGCTAACGTTATTTGCTTTGGACATTCGCACGTTTTAGGGGCAGAAATTTATAAGGATATGTTATTTATTAATCCGGGTAGCATTTTACTGCCGCGGACTCGTAAAGAAAAAACATTTGCGTTGCTGCAAATAAATGAACAAGAGATAGAAGTTCAGTTTAAAACTTTAGAAGGACAAGTTGTTGAACAAGTAACGTTTCAAAGAGGATAA